Proteins from a genomic interval of Gluconacetobacter diazotrophicus PA1 5:
- the rpoC gene encoding DNA-directed RNA polymerase subunit beta': MNELMKILGQTGQAMTFDQIKIQLASSEQIRSWSYGEIKKPETINYRTFKPERDGLFCARIFGPIKDYECLCGKYKRMKFRGIICEKCGVEVTLAKVRRERMGHIELASPVAHIWFLKSLPSRIGLMVDMTLKDLEKILYFESYVVLEPGTSPLKQFSLLTEDQYLDVMDEHGDDGIEVGIGAEAIKKVLERIDCKADKERLRQELKDTTSEAKRKKLVKRLKLIEAFADSESRPEWMIMDLIPVIPPELRPLVPLDGGRFATSDLNDLYRRVINRNNRLKRLIELRAPDIIVRNEKRMLQESVDALFDNGRRGRAITGANKRPLKSLSDMLKGKQGRFRQNLLGKRVDYSGRSVIVVGPELKLHQCGLPKKMALELFKPFIYSKLEKYGHATTIKAAKRMVEKERPEVWDILEEVIREHPVMLNRAPTLHRLGIQAFEPVLIEGKAIQLHPLVCTAFNADFDGDQMAVHVPLSLEAQLEARVLMMSTNNILSPANGKPIIVPSQDIVLGLYYLSLETPEFLATPDRNEYDAEGRLTVTGASSFATIGEVEYALSAGAIKLHDKIVARFDTVDAEGKPVRQTVITTPGRMLIAQILPRHPAIPFSLINKQLTKKNVSDVIDAVYRHCGQKECVIFCDRMMGLGFRHAAKAGISFGKDDMIIPAEKKVLVERTAAEVKEFEQQYQDGLITAGERYNKVVDAWSRCTDEVQAAMMKEISRQEVGKVTNSVWMMSHSGARGSPAQMKQLAGMRGLMAKPSGEIIEQPIIANFKEGLSVLDYFTSTHGARKGLADTALKTANSGYLTRRLVDVAQDCIIVEDDCGSERGLTVRAVMDGGEIVSSLSERILGRTVAADILDPATGEVLFKRDTLIEEAQAEKIEKAGVESVLIRSVLTCESRVGVCGLCYGRDLARGTPVNIGEAVGVIAAQSIGEPGTQLTMRTFHIGGAAQRGAEQSMVEASRDGHVTINNRTIVHNSQNVPIVMSRNCEIVLTDDKGVERARYRVPYGARLLVEEGAAVTRNQKLAEWDPYTLPIITEHSGTVEYLDLIDSITLVERMDEVTGLTSKVVVDYKQAAKGVDLRPRLQLKDANGHVIKLSNGNDARYFLSPDSLLSVENGAQVSAGDVLARIPREGSKTRDITGGLPRVAELFEARRPKDHAIISETDGRVEFGKDYKAKRRIIVKNDETGEETDYLIPKGKHVSVQEGDFVRVGDPLVDGPRVPHDILKVLGVEALSDYLVNEIQDVYRLQGVKINDKHIEVIVRQMLQKVEILEPGDTTYLIGETVDRIEFETENTKRLNMGERPAQAMPVLQGITKASLQTQSFISAASFQETTRVLTEAATAGKKDTLNGLKENVIVGRLIPAGTGSVMNKLRAIAAGQDRQRLAQARPVVSKAD; the protein is encoded by the coding sequence ATGAATGAACTCATGAAGATCCTGGGCCAGACCGGCCAGGCCATGACTTTCGACCAGATCAAGATCCAGCTCGCATCGTCCGAGCAGATCCGGTCCTGGTCGTATGGCGAGATCAAGAAGCCCGAGACCATCAACTACCGCACGTTCAAGCCGGAACGCGACGGCCTGTTCTGTGCGCGCATCTTCGGCCCGATCAAGGACTACGAGTGCCTGTGCGGCAAGTACAAGCGCATGAAGTTCCGCGGCATCATCTGCGAGAAGTGCGGCGTCGAGGTCACGCTGGCCAAGGTCCGGCGCGAGCGCATGGGCCATATCGAACTGGCCAGCCCGGTCGCGCATATCTGGTTCCTGAAGTCGCTGCCCAGCCGCATCGGCCTGATGGTCGACATGACGCTGAAGGATCTGGAAAAGATCCTGTATTTCGAAAGCTACGTGGTGCTGGAACCGGGCACCTCGCCGCTGAAGCAGTTCAGCCTGCTGACCGAAGACCAGTACCTGGACGTCATGGACGAACATGGCGATGACGGGATCGAGGTCGGAATCGGCGCCGAGGCGATCAAGAAGGTGCTGGAACGCATCGACTGCAAGGCGGACAAGGAGCGCCTGCGCCAGGAGCTGAAGGACACCACGTCCGAAGCCAAGCGCAAGAAGCTGGTCAAGCGTCTGAAGCTGATCGAGGCGTTCGCGGACAGCGAATCGCGCCCCGAGTGGATGATCATGGACCTGATTCCGGTGATCCCGCCGGAACTGCGCCCGCTGGTCCCGCTGGATGGCGGCCGTTTCGCGACGTCCGACCTGAACGACCTGTACCGCCGCGTCATCAACCGCAACAACCGCCTGAAGCGGCTGATCGAGCTGCGCGCGCCCGACATCATCGTGCGCAACGAAAAGCGCATGCTGCAGGAATCGGTCGACGCGCTGTTCGATAACGGCCGTCGCGGCCGCGCGATCACGGGCGCCAACAAGCGCCCGCTGAAGTCGCTGTCTGACATGCTGAAGGGCAAGCAGGGCCGCTTCCGCCAGAACCTGCTGGGCAAGCGCGTCGATTACTCCGGCCGTTCGGTCATCGTGGTCGGCCCGGAACTGAAGCTGCATCAGTGCGGCCTGCCCAAGAAGATGGCGCTGGAGCTGTTCAAGCCGTTCATCTACTCGAAGCTGGAAAAGTACGGTCACGCCACCACCATCAAGGCCGCGAAGCGGATGGTGGAAAAGGAACGTCCCGAGGTATGGGACATCCTGGAAGAGGTGATCCGCGAACATCCGGTCATGCTGAACCGCGCGCCGACGCTGCATCGCCTGGGCATCCAGGCGTTCGAGCCGGTGCTGATCGAAGGCAAGGCGATCCAGCTCCACCCGCTGGTCTGCACCGCCTTCAACGCGGATTTCGACGGCGACCAGATGGCCGTGCACGTGCCGCTGAGCCTCGAGGCGCAGCTGGAAGCGCGCGTGCTGATGATGTCGACCAACAACATCCTCAGCCCCGCGAACGGCAAGCCGATCATCGTGCCGTCGCAGGACATCGTGCTGGGCCTGTACTATCTCAGCCTGGAAACGCCGGAATTCCTGGCCACGCCCGACCGCAACGAGTACGACGCCGAAGGTCGCCTGACGGTCACGGGTGCCTCGTCCTTCGCCACGATCGGCGAGGTCGAGTACGCCCTGTCGGCCGGCGCGATCAAGCTGCATGACAAGATCGTCGCGCGCTTCGACACGGTCGATGCCGAGGGCAAGCCGGTGCGCCAGACCGTCATCACGACGCCGGGCCGCATGCTGATCGCGCAGATCCTGCCCCGCCATCCGGCGATTCCCTTCTCGCTGATCAACAAGCAGCTGACGAAGAAGAACGTGTCGGACGTCATCGACGCGGTCTATCGCCATTGCGGCCAGAAGGAATGCGTCATCTTCTGCGACCGGATGATGGGCCTGGGCTTCCGTCACGCGGCGAAGGCCGGCATCTCGTTCGGCAAGGATGACATGATCATCCCGGCCGAAAAGAAGGTGCTGGTCGAACGCACCGCCGCCGAGGTGAAGGAGTTCGAGCAGCAGTACCAGGACGGCCTGATCACGGCGGGCGAACGCTACAACAAGGTGGTCGATGCCTGGTCGCGCTGCACGGACGAAGTGCAGGCCGCGATGATGAAGGAGATCTCGCGCCAGGAGGTCGGCAAGGTCACGAACTCGGTGTGGATGATGAGCCACTCCGGCGCGCGTGGGTCGCCGGCCCAGATGAAGCAGCTTGCCGGCATGCGCGGCCTGATGGCCAAGCCGTCGGGCGAGATCATCGAGCAGCCGATCATCGCCAACTTCAAGGAAGGCCTGTCGGTTCTCGACTACTTCACCTCCACCCACGGCGCCCGCAAGGGCCTGGCGGACACGGCGCTGAAGACCGCGAACTCGGGCTACCTGACGCGCCGTCTGGTCGACGTGGCGCAGGACTGCATCATCGTCGAGGACGATTGCGGGTCCGAGCGCGGTCTGACGGTCCGCGCCGTCATGGATGGCGGCGAGATCGTCTCGTCCCTGTCCGAGCGGATCCTGGGCCGCACGGTCGCGGCCGATATCCTGGACCCCGCGACGGGCGAGGTGCTGTTCAAGCGCGATACCCTGATCGAGGAGGCCCAGGCCGAGAAGATCGAGAAGGCGGGCGTGGAAAGCGTCCTGATCCGCTCGGTCCTGACCTGCGAAAGCCGGGTCGGCGTCTGCGGCCTGTGCTACGGCCGCGACCTGGCGCGCGGCACGCCGGTCAATATCGGCGAGGCCGTGGGCGTGATCGCGGCGCAGTCGATCGGCGAGCCGGGCACCCAGTTGACCATGCGTACCTTCCATATCGGCGGCGCGGCCCAGCGTGGTGCCGAGCAGTCGATGGTCGAGGCGTCGCGTGACGGCCATGTGACGATCAACAACCGCACCATCGTCCATAACAGCCAGAACGTTCCGATCGTGATGTCGCGTAACTGCGAAATCGTGCTGACGGACGACAAGGGGGTCGAGCGCGCCCGCTACCGTGTGCCGTACGGCGCCCGCCTGCTGGTGGAGGAAGGGGCCGCCGTCACGCGTAACCAGAAGCTGGCCGAGTGGGACCCGTACACCCTGCCGATCATCACCGAGCATTCGGGAACGGTCGAGTATCTGGACCTGATCGACTCCATCACGCTGGTCGAGCGGATGGACGAAGTAACGGGCCTGACCTCGAAGGTCGTCGTGGACTACAAGCAGGCGGCCAAGGGGGTGGACCTGCGTCCGCGCCTGCAGCTCAAGGACGCGAACGGCCACGTCATCAAGCTGTCGAACGGCAATGACGCGCGCTACTTCCTGTCGCCCGACTCGCTGCTGTCGGTCGAAAACGGGGCGCAGGTCAGCGCGGGCGACGTGCTGGCCCGCATCCCGCGCGAAGGCTCGAAGACCCGCGACATCACGGGTGGTCTGCCCCGCGTCGCGGAACTGTTCGAGGCCCGGCGTCCGAAGGATCACGCGATCATTTCGGAAACCGACGGTCGCGTCGAGTTCGGCAAGGACTACAAGGCCAAGCGCCGCATCATCGTGAAGAACGACGAGACGGGCGAGGAGACCGACTACCTGATCCCGAAGGGCAAGCACGTGTCGGTTCAGGAAGGCGACTTCGTCCGCGTGGGCGATCCGCTGGTCGACGGTCCGCGCGTGCCGCACGACATCCTGAAGGTCCTGGGCGTCGAGGCCCTGTCGGACTACCTGGTGAACGAAATCCAGGACGTCTATCGACTGCAGGGCGTGAAGATCAACGACAAGCACATCGAGGTGATCGTCCGCCAGATGCTCCAGAAGGTCGAAATCCTGGAGCCCGGCGACACGACCTACCTGATCGGCGAGACGGTGGATCGGATCGAGTTCGAGACCGAGAACACGAAGCGCCTGAACATGGGCGAACGGCCCGCCCAGGCGATGCCCGTGCTCCAGGGCATCACCAAGGCGTCGCTGCAGACCCAGTCCTTCATCTCGGCGGCCTCGTTCCAGGAAACGACGCGCGTCCTGACCGAAGCCGCGACGGCGGGCAAGAAGGACACGCTGAACGGCCTGAAGGAGAACGTGATCGTCGGTCGCCTGATCCCGGCCGGCACGGGCAGTGTGATGAACAAGCTGCGCGCCATCGCCGCCGGCCAGGACCGCCAGCGCCTGGCGCAGGCCCGTCCGGTGGTCAGCAAGGCGGACTGA
- the rpoB gene encoding DNA-directed RNA polymerase subunit beta, producing the protein MNAMTKSFTGRKRIRKSFGRIPEIAPMPNLIDVQRASYEAFLQMNVSPDSRTQTGLQEVFRSVFPINDFAGRGRLEFVNYELEEPKYDVEECIQRGLTFAAPLKVVLRLIVWDVDEDTGSRSIRDIKEQPVYMGDMPLMTDNGTFIINGTERVIVSQMHRSPGVFFDHDKGKTHSSGKFLFAARVIPYRGSWLDFEFDSKDLIYVRIDRKRKLPVTTLLYALEGASSAAARAAKVAEGGDVDALEIRGMDADEILGYFYNQVVFTKGPKGWARPFDAESFRGLKLLEPLVDAQSGEVVAEADAKLTARMVRKIAETTKEVLVGPAGLIGRYVAHDLVNMETGEIYAEAGEELTEARLEALEEAGVDQLPTLAVDASNGPWIRNTLTVDKNTSREDALTDIYRVMRPGEPPTPETAEAMFSGLFFDADRYDLSAVGRVKMNMRLGLDAPDTIRVLRKEDILRTVKIMCELKDGRGAIDDIDNLGNRRVRSVGELMENQYRVGLLRMERAIRERMGSVDIDTVMPHDLINAKPAAAAVREFFGSSQLSQFMDQTNPLSEVTHKRRLSALGPGGLTRERAGFEVRDVHPTHYGRICPIETPEGPNIGLINSLATYAKVNKYGFIETPYRLVREGVLQDGWKYLSAMEEEKLIVAQADAKQDSHGKLTDELVSVRRGGDFRLVKPEEVTACDVSPKQLVSVAAALIPFLENDDANRALMGSNMQRQAVPLVRSDAPLVGTGMEAAVAHDSGATIVAKRGGIIDQIDGARIVVRATDEAGATQGVDIYRLRKYMRSNQSTCINQRPLVRVGDRVRGGDIIADGPSTELGELALGRNVLVAFMPWNGYNFEDSILISERIARDDVFTSIHIEEFEVMARDTKLGQEEITRDIPNVGEEALRNLDEAGIVYVGAEVNPGDILVGKVTPKGESPMTPEEKLLRAIFGEKASDVRDTSLKLPPGTTGTIVDVRVFSRRGVDKDERAMAIERAEIERLAKDRDDERAIQERSFYNRLRERLVGQVSGTGFKGLRSGTEITEEVLAEHPRGAWRNITVASDPVMVELEVLRREFDAAVARIQARFESKVEKLQRGDELPPGVMKMVKVFVAVKRKLQPGDKMAGRHGNKGVVSRVVPVEDMPFLEDGTPVDLVLNPLGVPSRMNVGQILETHLGWACANIGRGIGELVDDYQRTGEKKQELLGRLKTVYGDQVYDDAIVDLPNDQLVELANNLRKGVPIATPVFDGASIPDIEAMLESAGVNKSGQSQLIDGRTGEPFERRTTVGYIYMLKLHHLVDDKIHARSIGPYSLVTQQPLGGKAQFGGQRFGEMEVWALEAYGAAYTLQEMLTVKSDDVSGRTKVYEAIVREQDDFEAGIPESFNVLIKELKSLGLNVDLEQSND; encoded by the coding sequence ATGAACGCGATGACCAAATCGTTCACGGGACGCAAGCGCATCCGCAAGAGCTTCGGGCGGATACCCGAAATCGCTCCGATGCCCAATCTGATCGACGTGCAGCGCGCCAGCTACGAGGCGTTCCTGCAGATGAACGTGTCACCCGACAGCCGGACGCAGACCGGCCTGCAGGAAGTGTTCCGTTCGGTCTTCCCGATCAATGATTTCGCCGGCCGGGGCCGCCTCGAATTCGTCAATTACGAACTCGAGGAACCGAAATACGACGTCGAGGAATGCATCCAGCGCGGCCTGACCTTCGCGGCGCCGCTGAAGGTCGTACTGCGCCTGATCGTCTGGGACGTGGACGAGGATACCGGCTCGCGCTCGATCCGCGACATCAAGGAACAGCCCGTCTATATGGGCGACATGCCGCTGATGACCGACAACGGCACGTTCATCATCAACGGGACCGAGCGCGTCATCGTCAGCCAGATGCACCGTAGCCCCGGCGTCTTCTTCGATCACGACAAGGGCAAGACCCATTCCTCGGGCAAGTTCCTGTTCGCCGCGCGCGTCATCCCCTATCGCGGGTCGTGGCTGGACTTCGAATTCGACAGCAAGGACCTGATCTACGTCCGCATCGACCGCAAGCGGAAGCTGCCGGTCACCACGCTGCTCTACGCGCTGGAGGGTGCTTCCTCCGCCGCCGCCCGCGCCGCCAAGGTGGCCGAGGGCGGGGACGTCGACGCGCTGGAAATCCGCGGCATGGATGCCGACGAAATCCTGGGCTATTTCTACAATCAGGTCGTCTTCACGAAGGGCCCGAAGGGCTGGGCGCGTCCGTTCGACGCCGAGTCGTTCCGTGGCCTGAAGCTGCTGGAACCGCTGGTGGACGCCCAGAGCGGCGAGGTGGTGGCCGAGGCCGACGCCAAGCTGACGGCCCGCATGGTGCGCAAGATCGCCGAGACGACCAAGGAAGTCCTGGTCGGTCCCGCCGGCCTGATCGGCCGCTACGTCGCCCATGACCTGGTCAACATGGAAACCGGCGAGATCTATGCCGAAGCCGGCGAGGAACTGACCGAGGCCCGTCTGGAGGCGCTGGAAGAAGCGGGTGTGGACCAGTTGCCGACGCTGGCCGTCGATGCGTCGAACGGTCCGTGGATCCGCAACACGCTGACGGTGGACAAGAACACGTCGCGCGAGGACGCGCTGACCGACATCTATCGCGTCATGCGCCCTGGCGAGCCGCCGACCCCCGAGACCGCCGAAGCCATGTTCTCCGGCCTGTTCTTCGATGCGGACCGCTATGACCTGTCGGCGGTCGGCCGGGTGAAGATGAACATGCGCCTGGGCCTGGACGCCCCGGACACGATCCGCGTGCTGCGCAAGGAAGACATCCTGCGCACCGTCAAGATCATGTGCGAGCTGAAGGACGGCCGCGGCGCGATCGACGACATCGACAACCTGGGCAACCGTCGCGTCCGCTCGGTCGGCGAGCTGATGGAAAACCAGTATCGCGTCGGCCTGCTGCGCATGGAACGCGCGATCCGCGAGCGCATGGGCTCGGTCGATATCGACACCGTGATGCCGCACGACCTGATCAACGCCAAGCCGGCGGCGGCGGCGGTGCGCGAATTCTTCGGTTCGTCGCAGCTCAGCCAGTTCATGGACCAGACCAACCCGCTGTCCGAAGTCACGCACAAGCGTCGCCTCTCGGCCCTCGGGCCGGGCGGCCTGACGCGCGAGCGCGCGGGCTTCGAGGTGCGTGACGTCCATCCGACCCATTACGGCCGCATCTGCCCGATCGAAACGCCGGAAGGCCCGAATATCGGCCTGATCAACTCGCTGGCGACCTACGCCAAGGTGAACAAGTACGGCTTCATCGAAACGCCGTACCGCCTGGTGCGCGAGGGCGTGCTGCAGGACGGCTGGAAATACCTCTCCGCCATGGAAGAGGAAAAGCTGATCGTCGCCCAGGCGGACGCGAAGCAGGACAGCCACGGCAAGCTGACGGACGAACTGGTCTCGGTCCGCCGTGGCGGCGACTTCCGCCTGGTGAAGCCCGAGGAAGTGACGGCCTGCGACGTCTCGCCCAAGCAGCTCGTCTCGGTCGCCGCGGCGCTGATCCCGTTCCTGGAAAACGACGACGCCAACCGCGCGCTGATGGGCTCGAACATGCAGCGCCAGGCGGTGCCGCTGGTCCGCTCTGACGCGCCGCTGGTCGGCACGGGCATGGAAGCGGCGGTCGCCCATGATTCGGGTGCGACCATCGTGGCCAAGCGCGGCGGCATCATCGACCAGATCGACGGCGCGCGCATCGTGGTTCGCGCGACGGACGAGGCCGGGGCGACCCAGGGCGTCGATATCTACCGCCTGCGCAAATACATGCGGTCGAACCAGTCTACCTGCATCAACCAGCGTCCGCTGGTCCGCGTGGGCGACCGGGTGCGCGGCGGCGACATCATCGCCGACGGTCCGTCGACCGAACTGGGCGAACTGGCGCTGGGCCGGAACGTGCTGGTCGCGTTCATGCCGTGGAACGGGTACAACTTCGAAGATTCGATCCTGATTTCCGAGCGGATCGCCCGCGATGACGTCTTTACCTCGATCCATATCGAGGAATTCGAGGTCATGGCCCGCGACACCAAGCTGGGCCAGGAAGAAATCACCCGCGACATCCCCAATGTCGGCGAGGAAGCGCTGCGCAACCTCGACGAGGCGGGCATCGTCTATGTCGGCGCCGAGGTGAATCCGGGCGACATCCTGGTCGGCAAGGTCACGCCGAAGGGCGAAAGCCCGATGACGCCGGAAGAGAAGCTGCTGCGCGCCATCTTCGGCGAAAAGGCGTCCGACGTCCGCGACACGTCGCTGAAGCTGCCCCCGGGCACGACCGGCACCATCGTCGATGTGCGCGTCTTCTCGCGTCGCGGCGTGGACAAGGACGAGCGCGCGATGGCGATCGAGCGCGCCGAGATCGAACGTCTGGCCAAGGACCGCGACGACGAGCGCGCGATCCAGGAACGCTCGTTCTACAACCGGCTGCGCGAGCGTCTGGTGGGCCAGGTCTCCGGCACCGGCTTCAAGGGCCTGCGTTCGGGCACCGAGATCACCGAGGAGGTGCTGGCCGAGCATCCGCGCGGCGCGTGGCGGAACATCACCGTCGCCTCCGATCCGGTGATGGTGGAACTGGAAGTGCTGCGCCGCGAATTCGACGCGGCGGTGGCGCGCATCCAGGCCCGCTTCGAAAGCAAGGTCGAGAAGCTGCAGCGCGGTGACGAGCTGCCGCCGGGCGTGATGAAGATGGTCAAGGTCTTCGTCGCGGTGAAGCGCAAGCTGCAGCCGGGCGACAAGATGGCCGGCCGTCACGGCAACAAGGGTGTCGTCTCGCGCGTCGTCCCGGTCGAGGACATGCCGTTCCTCGAGGACGGCACGCCGGTCGACCTGGTGCTGAACCCGCTGGGCGTGCCGTCGCGCATGAATGTCGGGCAGATCCTGGAAACCCATCTGGGCTGGGCCTGCGCCAATATCGGCCGCGGCATCGGCGAACTGGTCGACGACTACCAGCGCACCGGCGAGAAGAAGCAGGAGCTGCTGGGCCGCCTGAAGACGGTCTATGGCGACCAGGTCTATGACGACGCCATCGTCGACCTGCCGAACGACCAGCTGGTCGAACTGGCCAACAACCTGCGCAAGGGCGTGCCGATCGCGACCCCGGTGTTCGACGGCGCGTCGATCCCGGATATCGAGGCGATGCTGGAAAGCGCCGGCGTCAACAAGTCGGGCCAGTCGCAGCTGATCGACGGCCGCACCGGCGAGCCGTTCGAGCGTCGGACCACGGTCGGCTACATCTACATGCTGAAGCTGCATCACCTGGTCGACGACAAGATCCATGCCCGTTCGATCGGTCCGTACTCGCTGGTGACGCAGCAGCCCCTGGGCGGCAAGGCCCAGTTCGGCGGCCAGCGCTTCGGCGAGATGGAGGTCTGGGCGCTGGAGGCGTACGGCGCGGCCTATACATTGCAGGAAATGCTGACGGTGAAGTCGGACGACGTGTCCGGCCGCACCAAGGTCTACGAAGCGATCGTGCGCGAGCAGGACGATTTCGAGGCCGGCATTCCCGAGAGCTTCAACGTCCTGATCAAGGAACTGAAATCGCTCGGCCTGAACGTGGATCTGGAGCAGAGCAATGACTGA
- the rplL gene encoding 50S ribosomal protein L7/L12, whose translation MADLTKLVDELSALTVLEAAELSKLLEEKWGVSAAAPVAVAAAPAAGAAAAPAEEQTEFTVVLAKAGDKKINVIKEIRGITGLGLKEAKDLVEGAPKTVKEGVNKDEAEKIKKLLEDNGASVEVK comes from the coding sequence ATGGCCGATCTGACCAAACTCGTTGACGAGCTGTCCGCCCTCACCGTTCTCGAGGCCGCCGAGCTCTCCAAGCTGCTCGAAGAGAAGTGGGGCGTTTCCGCCGCCGCTCCGGTTGCCGTTGCTGCCGCTCCGGCCGCTGGCGCCGCCGCTGCCCCGGCCGAAGAGCAGACCGAATTCACCGTTGTCCTCGCGAAGGCCGGTGACAAGAAGATCAACGTCATCAAGGAAATCCGCGGCATCACCGGCCTGGGCCTGAAGGAAGCCAAGGACCTGGTCGAAGGTGCGCCGAAGACCGTGAAGGAAGGCGTCAACAAGGACGAGGCCGAGAAGATCAAGAAGCTTCTTGAAGACAACGGCGCGTCCGTCGAAGTGAAGTAA
- the rplJ gene encoding 50S ribosomal protein L10, with translation MDRTEKREFVASLAAVFAETSMVVVTRNDGLTVADATILRQRVRAAGATYKVAKNRLANLALAGTRFEGISPLLKGPTALSWSADPVAVAKVLVEFAKTNEKLVLLGGALGTQTLNVDGVKALAELPSLDTLRAQLVGLISTPATRIAGVLQAPAGQLARVFGAYAKKDEAA, from the coding sequence TTGGACCGTACGGAGAAGCGGGAGTTTGTTGCCTCCCTCGCGGCCGTGTTCGCCGAGACGTCCATGGTCGTCGTCACCCGCAATGACGGGCTGACGGTTGCCGATGCGACGATCCTGCGGCAGCGCGTGCGTGCGGCTGGAGCGACTTACAAGGTCGCGAAGAACCGGCTGGCCAACCTCGCCCTGGCAGGGACCCGATTCGAAGGCATTTCGCCGCTGCTGAAGGGGCCGACCGCATTGTCGTGGTCGGCTGATCCTGTGGCCGTGGCCAAGGTGCTTGTCGAGTTCGCCAAGACCAACGAAAAGCTTGTTCTGCTCGGTGGAGCGCTCGGCACCCAGACATTGAATGTCGATGGGGTCAAGGCGCTGGCCGAACTTCCGTCCCTGGATACGCTCCGGGCGCAGCTGGTGGGGCTCATCTCCACGCCGGCCACGCGCATCGCGGGTGTGCTCCAGGCGCCGGCAGGACAGCTTGCGCGGGTTTTCGGGGCCTACGCCAAAAAGGACGAGGCTGCCTGA
- the rplA gene encoding 50S ribosomal protein L1, translated as MAKNKRLTAAQATVDRNKAYGLDEAIALVKQVATAKFDETIEISLNLGIDPRHADQMVRGLLSLPNGTGKTLRVGVFARGAKAEEALAAGADVVGAEDLAEKVQAGEIAFDRCIATPDMMALVGRLGKILGPRGLMPNPKLGTVTMDVKGAVTAAKSGQVEYRAEKAGIIHAGIGKASFEGDKLAENIRAFVDAVQKAKPTGAKGTYLRKAALSSTMGPGIRVDVSAFSAG; from the coding sequence ATGGCGAAGAACAAGCGTCTGACGGCCGCCCAGGCCACTGTGGATCGTAACAAGGCCTATGGCCTGGACGAGGCGATCGCCCTGGTGAAGCAGGTGGCGACCGCCAAGTTCGATGAGACGATCGAGATCTCGCTGAACCTGGGCATCGACCCGCGTCACGCCGACCAGATGGTCCGTGGCCTGCTCTCGCTGCCGAACGGCACGGGCAAGACCCTGCGCGTGGGTGTGTTCGCCCGTGGCGCGAAGGCCGAGGAAGCCCTGGCCGCCGGTGCCGACGTGGTCGGCGCCGAGGACCTGGCCGAGAAGGTGCAGGCCGGCGAGATCGCGTTCGACCGCTGCATCGCGACGCCGGACATGATGGCCCTGGTCGGCCGCCTGGGCAAGATCCTGGGCCCGCGCGGCCTGATGCCGAACCCCAAGCTCGGCACCGTGACTATGGACGTCAAGGGCGCCGTCACGGCGGCCAAGTCCGGTCAGGTCGAGTACCGCGCCGAAAAGGCCGGTATCATCCATGCCGGCATCGGCAAGGCGTCCTTCGAGGGCGACAAGCTGGCCGAGAACATCCGCGCGTTCGTCGATGCGGTGCAGAAGGCCAAGCCGACGGGTGCCAAGGGCACCTACCTGCGCAAGGCCGCCCTGTCCTCGACGATGGGCCCGGGTATTCGCGTCGACGTGTCCGCCTTCTCGGCGGGCTGA
- the rplK gene encoding 50S ribosomal protein L11 gives MAKKIVGYIKLQIPAGKANPSPPVGPALGQRGLNIMQFCKEFNAKTQGLEPGMPIPVVITAFADRTFTFITKTPPNTYFLMKAANIKKGSSTVGKAAAVGSVTMAQLREIAEQKKQDMNANDVDGAVRMLIGSARSMGLTVVEG, from the coding sequence ATGGCCAAGAAAATCGTTGGCTACATCAAGTTGCAAATTCCCGCCGGCAAGGCGAATCCGTCCCCGCCGGTCGGCCCGGCGCTGGGTCAGCGCGGCCTGAACATCATGCAGTTCTGCAAGGAGTTCAACGCCAAGACGCAGGGTCTCGAACCCGGCATGCCGATCCCGGTGGTCATCACCGCGTTCGCCGACCGCACGTTCACCTTCATCACGAAGACCCCGCCGAACACCTACTTCCTCATGAAGGCCGCCAACATCAAGAAGGGCAGCTCGACGGTGGGCAAGGCCGCTGCGGTCGGCAGCGTGACGATGGCGCAGCTCCGCGAGATCGCCGAGCAGAAGAAGCAGGACATGAATGCCAACGACGTGGACGGGGCCGTGCGCATGCTGATCGGTTCCGCCCGTTCGATGGGCCTTACGGTGGTGGAGGGCTGA